A genome region from Hippopotamus amphibius kiboko isolate mHipAmp2 chromosome 1, mHipAmp2.hap2, whole genome shotgun sequence includes the following:
- the MFAP2 gene encoding microfibrillar-associated protein 2 isoform X2, giving the protein MRAAYLFLLFLPGLLAQGQYDQEPLPPFRDHVQYTHYSDQIDNPDYYDYQEVTPRPPEEQFQFQSQQQVQQEVIPAPTLEPGTVETEPTEPGPVDCREEQYPCTRLYSIHKPCKQCLNEVCFYSLRRVYVVNKEICVRTVCAHEELLRADLCRDKYSKCGVMASSGLCQSMAASCARSCGGC; this is encoded by the exons ATGAGAGCTGCCTACCTCTTCCTGCTGTTCCTGCCTG GTCTGCTGGCTCAGGGCCAGTATGATCAGGAGCCGCTGCCTCCGTTCCGGGACCACGTCCAGTACACCCACTATAGCGACCAGATCG aCAACCCGGACTACTATGATTATCAAG AGGTGACTCCTCGGCCCCCTGAGGAACAATTCCAGTTTCAGTCCCAGCAGCAAGTCCAACAGGAAGTCATCCCTGCCCCCACTTTAG AACCAGGAACTGTAGAGACGGAGCCCACGGAGCCTGGCCCTGTGG ACTGCCGAGAGGAGCAGTACCCGTGTACCCGCCTCTACTCTATACACAAGCCTTGCAAACAGTGTCTCAACGAGGTCTGCTTCTACAG CCTCCGCCGCGTATATGTCGTCAACAAGGAGATCTGTGTCCGCACAGTCTGTGCCCATGAGGAGCTCCTGCGAG CTGACCTGTGTCGTGACAAGTACTCCAAATGTGGTGTGATGGCCAGCAGTGGCCTGTGCCAGTCGATGGCAGCCTCCTGTGCCAGGAGCTGCGGGGGCTGCTAG
- the MFAP2 gene encoding microfibrillar-associated protein 2 isoform X1 codes for MRAAYLFLLFLPAGLLAQGQYDQEPLPPFRDHVQYTHYSDQIDNPDYYDYQEVTPRPPEEQFQFQSQQQVQQEVIPAPTLEPGTVETEPTEPGPVDCREEQYPCTRLYSIHKPCKQCLNEVCFYSLRRVYVVNKEICVRTVCAHEELLRADLCRDKYSKCGVMASSGLCQSMAASCARSCGGC; via the exons ATGAGAGCTGCCTACCTCTTCCTGCTGTTCCTGCCTG CAGGTCTGCTGGCTCAGGGCCAGTATGATCAGGAGCCGCTGCCTCCGTTCCGGGACCACGTCCAGTACACCCACTATAGCGACCAGATCG aCAACCCGGACTACTATGATTATCAAG AGGTGACTCCTCGGCCCCCTGAGGAACAATTCCAGTTTCAGTCCCAGCAGCAAGTCCAACAGGAAGTCATCCCTGCCCCCACTTTAG AACCAGGAACTGTAGAGACGGAGCCCACGGAGCCTGGCCCTGTGG ACTGCCGAGAGGAGCAGTACCCGTGTACCCGCCTCTACTCTATACACAAGCCTTGCAAACAGTGTCTCAACGAGGTCTGCTTCTACAG CCTCCGCCGCGTATATGTCGTCAACAAGGAGATCTGTGTCCGCACAGTCTGTGCCCATGAGGAGCTCCTGCGAG CTGACCTGTGTCGTGACAAGTACTCCAAATGTGGTGTGATGGCCAGCAGTGGCCTGTGCCAGTCGATGGCAGCCTCCTGTGCCAGGAGCTGCGGGGGCTGCTAG